In a single window of the Agromyces sp. H17E-10 genome:
- a CDS encoding TetR/AcrR family transcriptional regulator: MTRPDDRARQAARSRRPPLTRERIIEAAMSVADDGGLAAVSMRNVGRALGAEAMSLYHHVSGKEELLDLLADAAFEQIPLLDIGTPWRRAMTERAHAMRAVLGAHPWALGLLESRSNPGRAVMRHHDRVLGVLRTDGFPLSLAAHAYSVLDAYIYGFVLTEISLPFTPDVGADAFAEGLELPVDEYPHLAEMLEQMVLGHGYDFGDEFGYGLELLLDQLELRLAAERA; the protein is encoded by the coding sequence ATGACACGACCCGACGACCGTGCCCGGCAGGCGGCGCGCTCGCGGCGACCGCCGCTCACCCGCGAACGCATCATCGAGGCGGCGATGAGCGTCGCCGACGACGGCGGCCTCGCCGCCGTGAGCATGCGCAACGTCGGCAGGGCGCTGGGCGCCGAGGCCATGTCGCTCTACCACCACGTCTCCGGCAAGGAGGAACTGCTCGACCTGCTCGCCGACGCCGCGTTCGAGCAGATCCCGCTGCTCGACATCGGCACCCCGTGGCGTCGGGCGATGACCGAACGAGCGCACGCCATGCGCGCCGTGCTGGGCGCCCACCCGTGGGCGCTGGGCCTTCTCGAGTCACGGTCGAACCCGGGCCGGGCCGTCATGCGCCACCACGACCGCGTGCTCGGGGTGCTGCGCACCGACGGCTTCCCGCTCAGCCTCGCGGCGCACGCCTATTCGGTGCTCGACGCCTACATCTACGGCTTCGTGCTCACCGAGATCAGCCTGCCGTTCACGCCCGACGTCGGGGCCGACGCGTTCGCCGAGGGGCTCGAGCTGCCCGTCGACGAGTATCCCCACCTCGCGGAGATGCTCGAGCAGATGGTCCTCGGGCACGGGTACGACTTCGGCGACGAGTTCGGCTACGGTCTCGAGCTGCTGCTCGACCAGCTCGAGCTGCGACTCGCTGCCGAGCGCGCGTGA
- a CDS encoding dolichyl-phosphate-mannose--protein mannosyltransferase, whose protein sequence is MSVDEPEHRAATRLDDASDATDVPGATDLPDATDAPDAPVAPDEPRGSRLDDWWSRQLATPRRRAIWTWGGPILVTLVAAVLRFWGLGHPHQIVFDETYYVKDGWTLWHNGYESSWPDGADADFAAGDPNTYLDDPAYVVHPPLGKWLIGLGMAAFGAGDAFWWRATTALAGTIAVLLITLVARRLFRSTSLAVVAGLLFAIDGNAIVMSRVALLDNWVMLFCLLGFWFVLLDRSRAERELDAGLARAWGAGRDPHFGPALWARPWVVAAGAAFGAASAVKWSGLWFLAAFGVYLVVVDALARRRAGVPLWMSGALLKQAPVTFVLLVPVAVVVYLASWTGWLTTDGGYYRHWAEEGVNAWTGPLAWVPSSLQSLWHYHASAYQYHVGVHSEHPWQSNPLTWLFMIRPTNMYYAEGADGAVSSIIEVGNPLIWWAAALAAFYLVYRFARYREWQAAAILVGLAAGYLPWLMYLNRTVFQFYSIAFEPFMLLALVYVIGIVVGRPTDPRWRRQGGLWTVGIYLAVVIAVSIFFLPIWTGMPISPLFRQLHFWLPSWG, encoded by the coding sequence ATGAGTGTCGACGAGCCGGAGCATCGCGCAGCGACCCGGCTCGACGACGCATCCGACGCGACCGACGTGCCCGGCGCGACCGACCTGCCCGACGCGACCGACGCGCCGGACGCCCCCGTCGCACCCGACGAGCCGCGCGGCTCGCGCCTCGACGACTGGTGGTCGCGACAGCTCGCGACACCGCGCCGACGCGCGATCTGGACGTGGGGCGGTCCGATCCTCGTCACCCTCGTCGCGGCGGTGCTGCGCTTCTGGGGCCTCGGCCACCCGCACCAGATCGTCTTCGACGAGACGTACTACGTGAAGGACGGCTGGACGCTCTGGCACAACGGCTACGAGTCGTCCTGGCCCGACGGCGCCGATGCCGACTTCGCCGCGGGCGACCCGAACACGTACCTCGACGACCCGGCGTACGTCGTGCACCCGCCGCTCGGCAAGTGGCTCATCGGTCTCGGCATGGCGGCGTTCGGAGCGGGCGACGCGTTCTGGTGGCGGGCGACCACCGCCCTCGCGGGCACGATCGCGGTCCTGCTCATCACGCTCGTCGCACGCCGGCTGTTCCGGTCGACCTCGCTCGCGGTGGTGGCGGGACTGCTGTTCGCGATCGACGGCAACGCGATCGTGATGTCGCGCGTCGCCCTGCTCGACAACTGGGTCATGCTGTTCTGCCTGCTCGGGTTCTGGTTCGTCCTGCTCGACCGGAGCCGCGCCGAGCGCGAGCTCGACGCGGGGCTCGCGAGGGCCTGGGGCGCCGGCCGCGACCCGCACTTCGGCCCCGCGCTCTGGGCCAGGCCGTGGGTCGTCGCCGCGGGCGCGGCGTTCGGCGCGGCATCCGCGGTCAAGTGGTCGGGGCTGTGGTTCCTCGCCGCGTTCGGCGTCTACCTCGTCGTGGTCGACGCCCTCGCCCGCCGCCGCGCCGGCGTGCCGCTGTGGATGAGCGGGGCCCTGCTCAAGCAGGCGCCGGTCACCTTCGTGCTGCTCGTGCCCGTCGCCGTCGTCGTCTACCTCGCCTCGTGGACGGGGTGGCTCACGACCGACGGCGGCTACTACCGGCACTGGGCCGAAGAGGGCGTCAACGCGTGGACCGGCCCGCTCGCCTGGGTGCCGAGCTCGCTGCAGAGCCTCTGGCACTACCACGCCTCGGCGTACCAGTACCACGTCGGCGTGCACAGCGAGCACCCGTGGCAGTCGAACCCGCTGACCTGGCTCTTCATGATCCGCCCGACGAACATGTACTACGCCGAGGGCGCCGACGGCGCCGTCTCGTCGATCATCGAGGTCGGCAACCCGCTCATCTGGTGGGCGGCGGCGCTCGCGGCGTTCTACCTCGTGTACCGGTTCGCGCGGTACCGCGAGTGGCAGGCCGCGGCGATCCTCGTCGGCCTGGCCGCGGGGTACCTGCCGTGGCTCATGTACCTGAACCGCACGGTGTTCCAGTTCTACTCGATCGCGTTCGAGCCGTTCATGCTGCTCGCACTCGTCTACGTCATCGGCATCGTCGTGGGCAGGCCGACCGATCCGCGCTGGCGACGGCAGGGCGGGCTCTGGACGGTCGGCATCTACCTCGCCGTGGTGATCGCCGTCTCGATCTTCTTCCTGCCGATCTGGACGGGCATGCCGATCAGCCCGTTGTTCCGACAGCTGCACTTCTGGCTGCCGAGCTGGGGATGA
- the rsmI gene encoding 16S rRNA (cytidine(1402)-2'-O)-methyltransferase, producing the protein MIILAATPIGNLGDASARLREALETTTVIASEDTRVTQRLLAALGIGNRPRLIALHEHNERQKAAELVELARDTDLLVLSDAGMPTVSDPGFPLVAAAAEAGVVVTAIPGPSAVVTALAVSGLPTDRFAFEGFLPRKAGERSRRLAELAGDRRTLVFFEGPSRLAASLESLAEAFGADRPAAVCRELTKLHEEVRRGPLGELAAWAADGVRGEIVVVVGGAGEAAVDADAALDRVLGLAASGTRLKDAAALVAAETGLGKRELYEAALASRDGR; encoded by the coding sequence ATGATCATCCTCGCGGCGACCCCCATCGGCAATCTCGGCGATGCGTCGGCACGGCTGCGCGAGGCGCTCGAGACGACGACCGTCATCGCGTCGGAGGACACCCGGGTCACCCAGCGGCTGCTCGCCGCGCTCGGCATCGGCAACCGGCCCCGGCTCATCGCCCTGCACGAGCACAACGAACGCCAGAAGGCCGCCGAGCTCGTCGAGCTCGCCCGCGACACCGACCTGCTCGTGCTGAGCGACGCCGGAATGCCGACCGTCTCCGACCCCGGCTTTCCGCTCGTGGCGGCCGCGGCCGAGGCCGGCGTCGTCGTCACCGCCATCCCCGGACCGTCGGCCGTGGTGACCGCGCTCGCGGTGTCGGGCCTGCCGACCGACCGCTTCGCCTTCGAGGGATTCCTGCCGCGCAAGGCCGGCGAGCGGAGCCGCCGTCTCGCCGAGCTCGCGGGCGACCGGCGCACGCTCGTCTTCTTCGAGGGCCCGTCGCGGCTCGCCGCGAGCCTCGAGTCGCTCGCCGAGGCGTTCGGCGCCGACCGCCCGGCGGCGGTGTGTCGGGAGCTCACGAAGCTCCACGAAGAGGTGCGCCGGGGGCCGCTCGGCGAACTGGCCGCATGGGCGGCCGACGGTGTGCGGGGCGAGATCGTCGTCGTCGTCGGCGGTGCGGGTGAAGCCGCCGTCGATGCGGATGCCGCCCTCGACCGGGTGCTCGGGCTCGCGGCATCCGGCACGAGGCTGAAGGATGCCGCGGCGCTCGTCGCCGCGGAGACGGGCCTCGGCAAGCGCGAGCTCTACGAGGCCGCGCTGGCGAGCCGCGACGGGCGCTGA
- a CDS encoding NADP-dependent oxidoreductase translates to MATRDESRAFTARAVRYAEFGGPEVLHVDEVPMPVPGEGEVLVEVFASGLNPADSVVRRGEAGVGSVEFPAMQGRDLAGVVIATGPDVGRFGRGDEVMGFVERGAQATHVAVPERQLLPKPAGISWEVAGSLYVAGTTAWNATEGLALGPDDTVVVTAAAGGVGCLAAQFARMHGATVIGTTTEERFDFLRQFGVIPTRYGIGLADRVRRIVDETEHARPVSAFLDFLGGETDAAAELGVASSRTLTVLDHDAVESSEAVAAGTGDVVAMGRVAALVAARRVRLPIADVFGLDGIVDAYRALDRRDAPGKVVLGLRVVDYPGQKVREPAIKEQDVTLGVPTPHDHLDVTEAIPPAIGDGSVRRRHREEHEREAAAATE, encoded by the coding sequence ATGGCTACCAGAGACGAGTCGCGGGCCTTCACGGCCCGGGCGGTGCGATATGCCGAATTCGGCGGGCCCGAGGTGCTGCACGTCGACGAGGTGCCGATGCCGGTGCCCGGCGAGGGCGAGGTGCTCGTCGAGGTCTTCGCGTCGGGTCTCAACCCGGCCGACAGCGTCGTGCGGCGGGGTGAGGCGGGCGTCGGTTCCGTCGAGTTCCCCGCGATGCAGGGGCGCGACCTCGCCGGCGTCGTGATCGCCACCGGGCCCGACGTCGGACGATTCGGCCGCGGCGACGAGGTCATGGGCTTCGTCGAACGCGGCGCCCAGGCGACGCATGTCGCCGTGCCCGAGCGCCAGCTGCTCCCGAAGCCCGCCGGAATCTCGTGGGAGGTGGCCGGCTCGCTCTACGTGGCGGGCACGACCGCATGGAACGCCACCGAAGGCCTCGCCCTCGGCCCCGACGACACCGTGGTCGTCACCGCGGCCGCGGGCGGGGTCGGATGCCTCGCCGCCCAGTTCGCCCGCATGCACGGTGCGACCGTGATCGGGACGACGACCGAGGAGCGCTTCGACTTCCTCCGTCAGTTCGGCGTCATCCCGACGCGGTACGGCATCGGGCTCGCCGACCGGGTGCGCCGAATCGTCGACGAGACCGAGCACGCGCGGCCGGTGAGCGCCTTCCTCGACTTCCTCGGCGGCGAGACCGACGCGGCCGCCGAACTCGGGGTCGCGAGTTCGCGCACGCTGACGGTGCTCGACCACGACGCCGTCGAGTCCAGCGAGGCCGTCGCGGCCGGCACGGGCGACGTCGTCGCGATGGGACGCGTCGCCGCGCTCGTCGCTGCACGCCGGGTGCGGCTGCCGATCGCCGACGTGTTCGGGCTCGACGGCATCGTCGATGCCTATCGCGCGCTCGATCGCCGCGACGCACCGGGCAAGGTCGTGCTCGGGCTGCGCGTCGTCGACTATCCCGGCCAGAAGGTGCGGGAGCCCGCGATCAAGGAGCAGGACGTCACACTCGGTGTGCCGACCCCGCACGATCACCTCGACGTGACCGAGGCCATCCCGCCCGCCATCGGCGACGGCAGCGTGCGCCGGCGCCACCGCGAGGAGCACGAGCGGGAGGCGGCTGCGGCGACGGAGTAA
- the metG gene encoding methionine--tRNA ligase: MADGSSFYITTPIFYVNDVPHIGHAYTEVAADVLARWHRQAGDDTWMLTGTDEHGQKILRTATANGVTPQEWADKLVADAWIPLLETVDIANDDFIRTTDARHEANVQKFLQKLYDDGHIYTGEYEGFYCVGCEEYKQESDLVAGTGEYEGQQVCAIHSKPVELLHEKNYFFRTSAFAERLLALYEERPDFVQPESARNEVLGWVRSGLADLSISRSTFDWGVKVPWDETHVVYVWFDALLNYITAVGYGQDDEEFARRWPAQHIVGKDILRFHAVIWPAMLMAAGLEVPRGVFGHGWLLVGGEKMSKSKLTGIAPEQITSTFGSDAFRYYFMRAIAFGQDGSFSWEDLAARYQAELANGFGNLASRVVAMINRYCDGVVPQQGALTAADIEIGSVEKRATDASWEAAGRIAIHDAIGAAWELVDALNGYLTAEEPWALAKDPEQRDRLETVLATAYRGLGTLAVLLSPVLPKATAKLWTALGAPGTVQEARIDRAYEAELGERVAPLEALFPRVEVTE, translated from the coding sequence ATGGCCGACGGCTCCTCGTTCTACATCACCACGCCCATTTTCTACGTCAACGACGTGCCCCACATCGGGCACGCGTACACGGAGGTCGCTGCCGACGTGCTCGCGCGCTGGCACCGGCAGGCGGGCGACGACACGTGGATGCTCACGGGCACCGACGAGCACGGCCAGAAGATCCTGCGCACCGCGACCGCGAACGGCGTCACCCCGCAGGAGTGGGCCGACAAGCTCGTCGCCGACGCGTGGATCCCGCTGCTCGAGACGGTCGACATCGCGAACGACGACTTCATCCGCACGACCGACGCGCGCCACGAGGCGAACGTCCAGAAGTTCCTGCAGAAGCTCTACGACGACGGCCACATCTACACGGGCGAGTACGAGGGCTTCTACTGCGTCGGCTGCGAGGAGTACAAGCAGGAGTCCGATCTCGTCGCCGGCACGGGCGAGTACGAGGGCCAGCAGGTCTGCGCCATCCACTCGAAGCCGGTCGAGCTGCTGCACGAGAAGAACTACTTCTTCCGCACCTCGGCGTTCGCCGAGCGCCTGCTCGCCCTCTACGAGGAGCGCCCCGACTTCGTGCAGCCCGAGTCGGCACGCAACGAGGTGCTCGGCTGGGTGCGCTCGGGCCTCGCCGACCTGTCGATCTCGCGGTCGACGTTCGACTGGGGCGTCAAGGTGCCGTGGGACGAGACGCACGTCGTCTACGTGTGGTTCGACGCGCTGCTCAACTACATCACCGCCGTCGGCTACGGGCAGGACGACGAGGAGTTCGCACGCCGCTGGCCGGCGCAGCACATCGTCGGCAAGGACATCCTGCGGTTCCACGCCGTGATCTGGCCGGCCATGCTGATGGCCGCCGGCCTCGAGGTGCCGCGGGGCGTCTTCGGCCACGGCTGGCTCCTCGTCGGCGGCGAGAAGATGTCGAAGTCGAAGCTCACGGGCATCGCGCCCGAGCAGATCACCTCGACGTTCGGCTCCGACGCGTTCCGCTACTACTTCATGCGCGCGATCGCGTTCGGCCAGGACGGCTCGTTCTCGTGGGAGGACCTCGCGGCGCGCTACCAGGCGGAGCTCGCGAACGGCTTCGGCAACCTCGCCTCGCGCGTGGTCGCGATGATCAACCGCTACTGCGACGGCGTCGTGCCGCAGCAGGGCGCACTCACCGCGGCCGACATCGAGATCGGTTCGGTCGAGAAGCGGGCGACGGATGCCTCGTGGGAGGCGGCGGGCCGCATCGCGATCCACGATGCGATCGGCGCGGCGTGGGAGCTCGTCGACGCCCTCAACGGCTACCTGACGGCGGAGGAGCCGTGGGCGCTCGCGAAGGATCCCGAGCAGCGCGACCGCCTCGAGACGGTGCTCGCGACGGCGTACCGCGGGCTCGGTACGCTCGCCGTGCTGCTGTCGCCCGTGCTGCCGAAGGCGACCGCGAAGCTGTGGACGGCGCTCGGCGCGCCGGGCACCGTGCAGGAGGCGCGCATCGACCGGGCGTACGAGGCCGAGCTCGGCGAGCGGGTCGCGCCGCTCGAGGCGCTCTTCCCGCGGGTCGAGGTGACGGAGTAG
- a CDS encoding TatD family hydrolase produces the protein MPEYPPLPEPLPVAVYDNHTHLEPSDDAPPGRPETMLTLHEHLERAAAVGVAGAVQVGTDVATSRWSAEAAAREARLLAAVALHPNEAPELEASGSLDDALAVIDELAAQPRVRAVGETGLDFFRTGDDGRPAQFHAFESHIDIAKRHGIALQIHDRDAHDDVVATLRRVGAPERTVFHCFSGGEELARIAADAGWYCSFAGNVTFKNAENLRDALRVVPRDRILVETDAPYLTPAPLRGRPNAPYLVPLTVRFMAETLGAPLDEFCAQLAQNTVDVYGSWAVDMAG, from the coding sequence GTGCCCGAGTACCCGCCGCTGCCCGAACCGCTGCCGGTCGCGGTCTACGACAACCACACGCACCTCGAACCCTCGGACGACGCCCCGCCTGGTCGGCCCGAGACCATGCTCACGCTGCACGAGCACCTCGAGCGAGCCGCGGCCGTCGGCGTCGCGGGGGCCGTTCAGGTGGGCACCGACGTCGCGACGAGCCGCTGGTCGGCCGAGGCCGCCGCGCGCGAGGCGCGGCTCCTCGCGGCGGTCGCACTGCACCCCAACGAGGCGCCCGAGCTCGAGGCATCCGGTTCGCTCGACGACGCACTCGCCGTGATCGACGAGCTCGCGGCGCAGCCGCGCGTGCGGGCGGTCGGCGAGACCGGGCTCGACTTCTTCCGTACGGGAGATGACGGTCGACCCGCGCAGTTCCACGCGTTCGAGTCGCACATCGACATCGCGAAGCGGCACGGCATCGCGCTGCAGATCCACGATCGCGACGCGCACGACGACGTCGTCGCGACCCTGCGTCGCGTCGGAGCGCCCGAGCGCACGGTGTTCCACTGCTTCTCGGGCGGCGAGGAGCTCGCCCGCATCGCCGCCGACGCCGGCTGGTACTGCTCGTTCGCGGGCAACGTGACGTTCAAGAACGCCGAGAACCTGCGCGACGCGCTGCGCGTCGTGCCGCGCGACCGCATCCTCGTCGAGACCGATGCGCCGTACCTCACGCCCGCGCCGCTCCGCGGCCGGCCGAACGCGCCGTACCTCGTGCCGCTCACGGTGCGGTTCATGGCCGAGACCCTCGGCGCCCCGCTCGACGAGTTCTGCGCGCAGCTCGCGCAGAACACGGTCGACGTGTACGGGTCGTGGGCCGTCGACATGGCAGGATGA
- the rsmA gene encoding 16S rRNA (adenine(1518)-N(6)/adenine(1519)-N(6))-dimethyltransferase RsmA, with product MHRHEAEPVDGAETATPRLLGPAEIRDLAELLDVTPTKKLGQNFVHDANTVRRIVQTAGVQRGETVLEIGPGLGSLTLGLLEAGADVVAVEIDGRLAEQLPHTVAIMQPGTSLTVVHQDALRVTELPAEPVRLVANLPYNVSVPVLLHLLEHFPSLVSGVVMVQAEVGHRLAAEPGSKVYGAPSVKAAWYGRWRTAGQVSRMVFWPVPNVDSVLVGFDRGEAPGTEAERVATFALVDAAFQQRRKMLRQSLSGVLGGSSAAAAEVLTAAGVDPQARGEQLTVDDFLRVARTAG from the coding sequence ATGCACCGCCACGAGGCCGAGCCCGTCGACGGCGCCGAGACCGCGACGCCGCGCCTGCTCGGCCCCGCCGAGATCCGCGACCTCGCCGAACTCCTCGACGTCACGCCCACGAAGAAGCTCGGGCAGAACTTCGTGCACGACGCGAACACGGTGCGCCGCATCGTGCAGACCGCGGGGGTGCAGCGCGGCGAGACCGTGCTCGAGATCGGGCCCGGGCTCGGATCGCTGACCCTGGGGCTGCTCGAAGCGGGGGCCGACGTCGTGGCCGTCGAGATCGACGGCCGACTCGCCGAGCAGCTGCCGCACACCGTCGCGATCATGCAGCCCGGCACCTCGCTCACGGTCGTGCACCAGGACGCGCTTCGCGTGACCGAGCTGCCCGCGGAGCCCGTGCGGCTCGTCGCGAACCTGCCGTACAACGTCTCGGTGCCAGTGCTGCTGCACCTGCTCGAGCACTTCCCGTCGCTCGTCTCGGGCGTCGTCATGGTGCAGGCCGAGGTCGGCCACCGGCTCGCCGCCGAGCCCGGCTCGAAGGTGTACGGCGCCCCGAGCGTGAAGGCCGCCTGGTACGGGCGGTGGCGCACGGCCGGGCAGGTCTCGCGCATGGTCTTCTGGCCCGTGCCGAATGTCGACTCGGTGCTCGTCGGGTTCGACCGCGGTGAGGCGCCCGGTACCGAGGCCGAGCGCGTCGCGACATTCGCGCTCGTCGACGCGGCGTTCCAGCAGCGACGCAAGATGCTGCGGCAGTCGCTCTCGGGCGTGCTCGGCGGCAGTTCCGCCGCTGCGGCCGAGGTGCTCACGGCGGCAGGCGTGGATCCGCAGGCGCGCGGCGAGCAGCTCACGGTCGACGACTTCCTGCGCGTCGCGCGGACGGCTGGTTAG
- a CDS encoding DUF4287 domain-containing protein codes for MAKTTVGANADGVGDDAVQAATGRPRDEWFELLDAADAATWTHKDVATWLVAEHRVDAWWAQSVTVAYEQARGIRRPGQRQDGTYEASVTRTVDLDKTEGLRALAALVERELGVAPLALNLGAKHPTARFPLDGGEFVLASSTERSGGRSSIGLTWGRMPDGDRLADVKARMRGWLAEVG; via the coding sequence ATGGCGAAGACGACGGTGGGGGCGAACGCCGACGGGGTCGGCGACGACGCCGTGCAGGCAGCGACCGGCAGGCCGCGCGACGAGTGGTTCGAGCTGCTGGATGCCGCGGACGCGGCGACGTGGACCCACAAGGACGTCGCGACCTGGCTCGTCGCCGAGCACCGGGTCGACGCGTGGTGGGCGCAGAGCGTCACGGTCGCGTACGAGCAGGCGCGCGGCATCCGACGCCCGGGGCAGCGGCAGGACGGCACCTACGAGGCGAGCGTCACCCGCACGGTCGACCTCGACAAGACCGAGGGGCTGCGCGCGCTCGCGGCGCTCGTCGAACGCGAGCTCGGCGTCGCCCCGCTCGCGCTGAACCTCGGCGCGAAGCATCCCACCGCCCGGTTCCCCCTCGACGGCGGCGAGTTCGTGCTCGCCTCGTCGACCGAACGATCCGGCGGACGCAGCTCGATCGGGCTGACGTGGGGCCGCATGCCCGACGGCGACCGCCTCGCCGACGTGAAGGCGCGCATGCGAGGCTGGCTCGCCGAGGTCGGCTGA
- a CDS encoding 4-(cytidine 5'-diphospho)-2-C-methyl-D-erythritol kinase, translated as MTIAWADEAVHVRAPGKINLFMRVGAVQPDGYHDVATAYQAVSLYEDVRAWPDDEFSVGFSGSVDVAGLPTDGSNLAIKAAKLLARTVGVPGGVRLEIEKHVPIAGGMGGGSADAAATLVACDALWGTGLTKEELHALAAKLGADVPFALSGGTAIGTGRGDRLSPALATGSFHWVLVIADFGLSTPAVYRELDVIRDEEAEGFELAVAEAARAGLPRPEAKRYAHSAPLGTPTVDDAVLQALRAGDPHRLAAALHNDLEAGAGRLRPELLDTIELGRDAGALEGIVSGSGPTIAFLVEDSTAAVDLRVTLSAAGLNVLHAHGAVHGARLMHD; from the coding sequence ATGACGATCGCCTGGGCCGACGAGGCAGTGCACGTTCGGGCGCCGGGCAAGATCAACCTCTTCATGCGCGTCGGCGCCGTGCAGCCCGACGGCTACCACGACGTCGCGACCGCATACCAGGCGGTGTCGCTCTACGAAGACGTGCGCGCCTGGCCCGACGACGAGTTCAGCGTCGGCTTCTCGGGGTCGGTCGACGTGGCGGGTCTGCCGACCGACGGCTCGAACCTCGCGATCAAGGCGGCGAAGCTGCTCGCGCGCACGGTGGGCGTTCCCGGCGGCGTGCGCCTCGAGATCGAGAAGCACGTGCCCATCGCGGGCGGCATGGGCGGCGGCAGCGCCGACGCCGCGGCGACGCTCGTCGCGTGCGACGCGCTCTGGGGCACGGGCCTCACGAAGGAGGAGCTGCACGCCCTCGCTGCGAAGCTCGGCGCCGACGTTCCCTTCGCGCTCTCGGGCGGTACCGCCATCGGCACCGGCCGCGGCGACCGGTTGAGCCCCGCGCTCGCGACCGGGTCGTTCCACTGGGTGCTCGTGATCGCCGACTTCGGTCTCTCGACCCCGGCCGTGTACCGCGAGCTCGACGTGATCCGCGACGAGGAGGCCGAGGGATTCGAGCTGGCCGTCGCCGAGGCCGCCCGCGCCGGCCTGCCGCGCCCCGAGGCGAAGCGCTACGCCCATTCCGCGCCGCTCGGCACGCCGACGGTCGACGACGCGGTGCTGCAGGCGCTTCGCGCGGGCGACCCGCACCGGCTCGCCGCAGCGCTGCACAACGACCTCGAGGCGGGCGCGGGCAGGTTGCGCCCCGAACTCCTCGACACGATCGAGCTCGGCCGCGACGCCGGGGCGCTCGAGGGCATCGTGTCGGGTTCGGGCCCCACGATCGCGTTCCTCGTCGAAGACTCGACCGCGGCCGTCGACCTGCGCGTCACGCTGTCGGCGGCGGGCCTGAACGTGCTGCACGCGCACGGGGCGGTGCACGGCGCGCGCCTCATGCACGACTGA